The region CGTCTCCGTTTGAAACATCTGGCATCCCTGCAAGTTCTAGAGAAGAAGAGTCTTGGTCAAATCTATAGGATAAGTTAATCATTTTTAATCACTATAATTGATGATATAAAGACGCTTTTAATCGATTAGCTCCACCTTCTCCACAGGATAGTGAAAGTATGACTAGTAACTCTCTAAAAAAATTATTGTTATCATCCCTTAATAAAGAAACTATATAACTACGTTGATTATTCATCCTCTCACTTATAAGTGACTTTAGACGAGTAGTAAATAAAGACCATCTTTCTTGATTTAGCGACTTAGATTCTTTTGATGAAAGTAGTTGCCTAATGAGTGGATAGAGATTTTCTGCCATCGCAGAAATAAGGTAAACAAGTGAATCAATCTGATCTGAAGAAAGAGATGTAAATGTATGAGTATTTCTCAATGGGTTTGAACATCTAATTTTCCAAAATTCAACTCTATTATAGAATTCAGCTGACAATCCAATATCCTTGGCCTTGAATAATAAGGAATCAGATGCATTAATTTGAAGAGTCTCAATAACTAAAATCAAAAAATCAAGTTTCCTATTGCTATCGTTAGCTACTACACAATTTATAAATTTTTTTTCAGAACTAGTTTCTTGATATTTTGAGACATTATTGAGGTATTCATTTTGCTTAGAGATTAAATTGGATTTATTCATACATTAAATAATGACAGGAGTTGGAAGATTAGCTAGCTTTATTGTTAGTTTTATAAAACCGCACACTAATATTTGTAAAGAATGGAAAACTTTAAAAAATATATAAATGAAATAAGTGATTTTCCAAAAGAAGGAATCTCCTTTAAAGACATAAACCCAATATATAAAGAGCCCAAGATATGGAATGAATTAATGCTTCCTCTACAAAAGCTTGTATCAACCATAAAACCCGATTATATAGCTGGTATAGAATCTAGAGGATTTATTCCTGCAACAGCCTTAGCTTTTAAGCTTGAGGTTGGTTTCATTCCTATTAGAAAACCCAATAAATTGCCAGGAAAAGTAATAGGTACAAATTATAAGCTTGAGTATGGTGAAGACAGATTAGAGATCCAGCAGGATTCAATTGAAAAAGATAGTAAAATTATAGTAATTGATGATTTGCTTGCGACAGGTGGCACTGCATGTGCAGCAGGCAAGTTGATAAGAGAAGCTGGAGGTAAATTAATTGGATATATATTTCTTGTGGAGCTTACTGAACTTCACGGGAGAATAAAATTAGATTCTGAATTATTAATAGAAAGTCTTATAAAGTATTAATTATCTTTTAACCATAGAATTATTATCTTTAGTTGCGAAAGTGTAATCAGACCATAACTCCACATAACAATTGGTAGAGGTGAATTTTCCAAAATTGATCTTTTGACTCCTAATTGTACTGCATTCTTACTTATTCCAAGATTTTCAATGATAAAAGTGCAGAGTTCATGTGAAGGTGGATTAATAGCATTACTTGTATTTATCATTTATAGTTAATAAAATCTATACTCCATTAGTCAAAACGTTTATAATAACTCTTCTGATAACAGATGATTTTTTTAAAATATAGAATATAAATCTTCTTGGTAACACAAAAACATTAAAATCACTTCTTGAATATCTTACTAAACTATCTGTCAAAACAGAAATTGTTAGAACATCAAAAAATCTAGAAAATGAATAAAGAAGAGGAATAAAAGTAAAATTATGTTTAAAAAATGGCTTGGATATTATATTTGCCAGGCAATCAACATCTCTCCAGCATAGGTTGAGCCCTTGCCCTCCTACAGGATGAAATTTATGAGCAGTTTCACCTAAATAAATATATTTACCTGAAAAAAATGAATAGTTAAATACAAACTTTATTGGAAACGAATTTGGTTCATCTACAATAGTATCTGGCTCAATACCAGATGGAAGTATTGTTGATAAATAATCTAAAAATAATGACTTGGATAAGTTCATATTATAAGTACCTTTGATTACAGACTGACTGCATACAATTTGAAACAAATCGCCACCTAGAGGTAAAACAGCAAATGGGCCCTCAGAATTCAATATTTCAAATGCTTCGTTAGATTTAACTCCTCTTAATAGTACCTTAGCGGTTATACAAATTTGGTCATACTTAAAATTAAATGAAGGTGTTTTAAGCTTCTTTTTTGTGAGTGAATTTGAACCATCAGCTACAACAATTAGATCATAGTTGTTGGTATTCGGTATAACAGATGTAGGAATTTTATTAATATTATTAATATCAGTTATAAATTCTAATATTGATAACATTATCTTCCTATGTTCTGCAATCCATCCTATAGCTAGATATTTTTGTTGAGAATTATTTAAATCTTTAACAAGAAACTGAACTGTTTTATTTAATTCAGAATCTATAACATTTAGATATTGAAATGGGATTAAGTTTGACACTAAATCAGACCATATACCGATATTTTCTAATATCTTTCTTGATGAATGAGTTATAGCATATGTTCTATCTCTATTTATAAGTTCTTCGTTAGATAATCTTTCATAAAGATCAACTGTACAGCCAGTCTTTGCTAATGATATTGCTGCCAATGATCCAGTTAATCCTGAACCAATAATTGCTATATTCATACTAACTATTATATCATTTTATTATAAGATATTTAGCTTTAAATTCTCATATTAACAAATTCTTCGAAGGCAGGACGAAGAAGCAATGGATAGGAACCTAACCATAAATTTATTTCTGGACACCAGGCATCACTTATCTCCTGAATAGTTTCAAAATCCCTTCTATTACTAAAAACTACACAGTTAATTCTCATTCCTTTTGTAAGTATCTTGAACTTATTTTGTAGTGGAAAACTTATATTGCCAATAAAGCCGTCTTCATCTTCTATATCCAAAACTACCCATGTCCTTTTTTTCTCTAATACCTCTAAACGACCATCTTTATTAGCTTGTTCCTGTTGATTTTCTATCCTGTCTTCTATATAAACATCAGATATACAACCATCAACTAATGCTGAGAAAGTGAATCTTTTAAATTGAGAATTTTTTCTGCTAGCTTCAAGTATTGGTCCCCATAAGATATATAAAAGAAATACCACACCTAATACCAACCATAAAGAATAAAACTGACTTGTCACTTGGCTTTGACTAATTAACAACGTAATTACACCCCCAATGGCTGAGATCATAATCCGTTGAAAAATCTTCTGCGGATTGCCTAACGCAGAATTAAACTGCATACCAGTTGCTACAGAGGGTATTAACCTATTTATCTCATTTGACTTGATCGGAATTAACATTTGTATGAATAACTATAAGATTTCCTCTAATCCATAAACTAATTTATTGAACGATCTGATTCTTTTAACAACTAATAGTACACCTGGCATGTAAGCAGAACGGTCAATAGTGTTATGAACTAACTCATAAGTCTCCCCATTGGATCCAAACATGACTTGTTGATGAGCAACCAGTCCAGGTAATCTTACAGAATGAAGTCTAAGGCCGCTAGGACGAGATCCACCTCGAGAACCCTCTATAGATTCTTCTTCAGTTACTAAAGGCTTATTAAAAGCTGAGCGTTGCTCCTCTATCAATTCAGCTGTTTTAATACACGT is a window of Prochlorococcus marinus str. MIT 0917 DNA encoding:
- a CDS encoding DUF2949 domain-containing protein; amino-acid sequence: MINTSNAINPPSHELCTFIIENLGISKNAVQLGVKRSILENSPLPIVMWSYGLITLSQLKIIILWLKDN
- a CDS encoding FAD-dependent monooxygenase translates to MNIAIIGSGLTGSLAAISLAKTGCTVDLYERLSNEELINRDRTYAITHSSRKILENIGIWSDLVSNLIPFQYLNVIDSELNKTVQFLVKDLNNSQQKYLAIGWIAEHRKIMLSILEFITDINNINKIPTSVIPNTNNYDLIVVADGSNSLTKKKLKTPSFNFKYDQICITAKVLLRGVKSNEAFEILNSEGPFAVLPLGGDLFQIVCSQSVIKGTYNMNLSKSLFLDYLSTILPSGIEPDTIVDEPNSFPIKFVFNYSFFSGKYIYLGETAHKFHPVGGQGLNLCWRDVDCLANIISKPFFKHNFTFIPLLYSFSRFFDVLTISVLTDSLVRYSRSDFNVFVLPRRFIFYILKKSSVIRRVIINVLTNGV
- a CDS encoding DUF3038 domain-containing protein; protein product: MNKSNLISKQNEYLNNVSKYQETSSEKKFINCVVANDSNRKLDFLILVIETLQINASDSLLFKAKDIGLSAEFYNRVEFWKIRCSNPLRNTHTFTSLSSDQIDSLVYLISAMAENLYPLIRQLLSSKESKSLNQERWSLFTTRLKSLISERMNNQRSYIVSLLRDDNNNFFRELLVILSLSCGEGGANRLKASLYHQL
- a CDS encoding adenine phosphoribosyltransferase: MENFKKYINEISDFPKEGISFKDINPIYKEPKIWNELMLPLQKLVSTIKPDYIAGIESRGFIPATALAFKLEVGFIPIRKPNKLPGKVIGTNYKLEYGEDRLEIQQDSIEKDSKIIVIDDLLATGGTACAAGKLIREAGGKLIGYIFLVELTELHGRIKLDSELLIESLIKY